A part of Geothrix oryzae genomic DNA contains:
- the nadC gene encoding carboxylating nicotinate-nucleotide diphosphorylase, with translation MFHPPHPETYRDQLRAFLREDWGTQDWTTAAVPDRPMVARVVAKGDLVLAGLPVAQEVFRLAEPGLAVTLEAADGQRVSKGTEVLRVEGSSHGILLAERVMLNLLQRLSGTATLTHQFVDAIEGTGARILDTRKTTPGLKLLEKYAVRCGGGVNHRLTLGDGVLLKENHLAAAGGIRAAVEAARHGAPNLVKIEVEVETLGQLKACLDLPDVDGVLLDNMPLEQMREAVALRDRSGRRLFLEASGNLTLERARAVAETGVDFLSVGALTHSAPSVDLSLRMD, from the coding sequence ATGTTCCATCCCCCACACCCCGAGACCTACCGCGACCAGCTGCGCGCCTTCCTGCGCGAGGACTGGGGCACCCAGGACTGGACCACGGCCGCCGTGCCGGACCGGCCCATGGTGGCCCGGGTGGTGGCCAAGGGGGATCTGGTGCTGGCCGGCCTGCCCGTGGCCCAGGAGGTGTTCCGGCTGGCTGAACCCGGGCTGGCGGTGACCCTGGAGGCCGCCGACGGACAACGGGTGTCCAAGGGGACCGAAGTCCTGCGCGTGGAGGGGTCCAGCCACGGCATCCTGCTGGCCGAGCGCGTGATGCTGAACCTCCTGCAGCGGCTGTCGGGCACGGCGACCCTCACGCACCAGTTCGTGGACGCCATCGAAGGCACGGGCGCCCGCATCCTCGATACGCGCAAGACCACGCCGGGCCTGAAGCTGCTGGAGAAATACGCCGTGCGCTGCGGCGGGGGCGTGAACCACCGCCTCACCCTGGGGGATGGCGTCCTGCTCAAGGAGAATCACCTCGCCGCGGCCGGCGGCATCCGGGCGGCGGTGGAGGCGGCACGGCACGGCGCCCCCAACCTGGTGAAGATCGAAGTGGAGGTCGAGACCCTGGGCCAGCTGAAGGCCTGCCTGGACCTGCCGGATGTCGATGGCGTCCTGCTGGACAACATGCCCCTTGAGCAGATGCGCGAGGCCGTGGCCCTGCGGGACCGCAGCGGGCGGCGCCTCTTCCTGGAGGCCAGCGGCAACCTCACCCTGGAGCGGGCCCGTGCCGTGGCGGAAACCGGCGTGGATTTCCTCAGCGTCGGGGCCCTCACCCACAGCGCGCCCTCGGTGGATCTCAGCCTGCGGATGGACTGA
- a CDS encoding SpoIVB peptidase S55 domain-containing protein, which yields MKLVALAFTLLLGASLCAQGPATMGASEIRAGMKGYGRTVFQGGKIERFDFEVLGVQKNAAPGRSRIMVRASGGPLAETGILAGMSGSPCYIDGKLIGALSTGIAFEKEAIGGITPIAEMLDQLRDIAETAPSRTPLILPKLEPPKVLKSALTGQMLDFRALMGDPDPQALSMSIAGSALGAEVQRLWAGLPVTFAAAPVMSGSREEASPLEPGGMVAVTLMQGDLDLAAAGTITYVSGKRILLFGHQLFNLGPVDLPLWSATVASTVASYQSSFKMAMPVAPIGALRLDRSSGVAGLLGAEARMVPLRIGLNLGGKRTLNFRFEIMDHPVVTPALAATAVAQTLEAHTRGLGFQSLSMQGNIKLAGHPAIQIENVIADLNSLRMAQYVGGILQAVSFNPFERPVFEGISLTIKAEERLDLTGIAGVRLLKARAKRGEVLPVLVTLQNIQGVRETATFNIQVPSSAAKGKAILMVGDGFSLMAADPDERMIEVASLNDMVRILNGALRNNHAYALLVQAQPGAGLRGSRIEGIPPTVASLVGGDGASSDNRLQRRIVGRAVLPLEREVRGLSQLEVEIE from the coding sequence ATGAAACTGGTCGCCCTTGCCTTCACCCTCCTCCTCGGGGCCTCCCTGTGTGCCCAGGGGCCAGCCACCATGGGCGCGTCCGAGATCCGCGCCGGCATGAAGGGGTACGGCCGGACCGTGTTCCAGGGCGGCAAGATCGAGCGGTTCGACTTCGAGGTGCTGGGCGTCCAAAAGAACGCCGCGCCGGGCCGCAGCCGGATCATGGTGAGGGCATCAGGGGGGCCCTTGGCGGAAACCGGCATTCTGGCCGGCATGAGCGGGAGTCCCTGCTACATCGACGGCAAGCTCATCGGGGCCCTCAGCACGGGCATCGCCTTCGAGAAGGAGGCCATCGGGGGCATCACGCCCATCGCCGAGATGCTGGATCAGCTCCGGGACATCGCCGAGACCGCCCCGAGCCGGACCCCCTTGATCCTGCCCAAGCTGGAGCCGCCGAAGGTCCTCAAGTCCGCCCTCACGGGCCAGATGCTCGATTTCCGGGCCCTGATGGGTGACCCGGACCCCCAGGCGCTGTCCATGTCCATCGCCGGCAGCGCCCTGGGGGCCGAGGTCCAGCGCCTCTGGGCGGGGCTGCCGGTCACCTTCGCGGCCGCCCCCGTGATGTCCGGGAGCCGCGAGGAGGCCAGCCCCCTGGAGCCCGGAGGCATGGTGGCGGTCACGCTCATGCAGGGCGACCTGGATCTGGCGGCCGCGGGCACCATCACCTATGTCTCGGGCAAGCGGATCCTGCTCTTCGGCCACCAACTGTTCAACCTGGGGCCCGTGGACCTCCCGCTCTGGTCGGCCACGGTGGCCAGCACCGTGGCCAGCTACCAGAGCTCCTTCAAGATGGCCATGCCGGTGGCGCCCATCGGCGCCCTGCGCCTGGATCGCAGTTCGGGCGTGGCGGGGCTGCTGGGGGCTGAGGCCCGCATGGTGCCCCTGCGCATCGGCCTGAACCTGGGGGGCAAGCGGACGCTGAACTTCCGCTTCGAGATCATGGATCATCCCGTGGTCACGCCCGCGCTGGCGGCCACGGCCGTGGCCCAGACCCTCGAGGCCCACACCCGCGGCCTGGGGTTCCAGAGCCTCTCCATGCAGGGGAATATCAAGCTGGCCGGGCATCCCGCCATCCAGATCGAAAATGTCATCGCGGACCTGAATTCCCTCCGGATGGCGCAGTATGTGGGCGGCATCCTGCAGGCCGTGAGCTTTAACCCCTTCGAGCGGCCCGTGTTCGAGGGCATCTCGCTCACCATCAAGGCGGAGGAGCGGCTCGACCTCACGGGCATCGCCGGCGTCCGCCTGCTCAAGGCCCGGGCCAAGCGCGGCGAGGTGCTGCCGGTGCTGGTGACCCTCCAGAACATCCAGGGCGTGCGGGAGACGGCCACCTTCAACATCCAGGTGCCCTCCTCGGCCGCCAAGGGCAAGGCCATCCTCATGGTGGGCGACGGTTTCAGCCTCATGGCGGCGGATCCGGACGAGCGGATGATCGAGGTGGCCAGCCTGAACGACATGGTGCGGATCCTGAATGGGGCCCTCCGGAACAACCACGCCTACGCCCTGCTGGTGCAGGCGCAGCCGGGCGCGGGCCTCCGCGGCAGCCGCATCGAGGGGATCCCCCCCACCGTGGCCAGCCTGGTCGGCGGCGACGGGGCCAGCAGCGACAACCGCCTGCAGCGCAGGATCGTGGGCCGCGCCGTGCTGCCGCTGGAGCGGGAAGTCCGCGGCCTCAGCCAGTTGGAAGTGGAGATCGAGTGA
- a CDS encoding TonB-dependent receptor, translated as MRSRHLNSSTLVALLVAAAPLMAQGVSAQLGGRIMDTKGAAVAGATVTIRNTETGLTRTTQTNAEGRYLATLLPVGPYSVTVTKAGFQTASNVKVNLNLGDAAPLAIRLAPETGAVVEVVAAASQVDSERASAAAIVSPDNLTNLPVFNRNFTNLATLAPQVVVDSSRGNLAIAGQRGVNTSINIDGGDNNEPFFGGATGAAEGKTPFTISIEAIREYQVVTDGASAEFGRMGGGYVNAITKNGTNDLSGSLFYYMRPRGWVEAGPTLRQPNGSTTTNPVGDFQQEQFGFSVGGPIVKDKLFYFVAYDAQRYKSPINQVWGGNTPVALDPTVAGQANDAVLLAKGGSYSNKLDSDVYFIRFDWNPTIDQNIQFRVNHSSFKGVTGASSMAAYENLASDDVKTDAYVLQWNWVINGNWMNEFRISHTKDDMPRSTYSKIPEVSISNVGYYGAYPFDRTYSTKRTQFQENISYVTPTFQVKAGVDYNDINVSEFFAGNWQGVYQFSSLANFRAGNWSYYRQNFGLNSPVQQAGLFDTSYKQLAAFIQTDWRLTDTFKLGVGVRWDRQENPDFPILDMSNRLATTMPVTAKIPTDSQFSPRVSFTWTPAFDQGKTVVRGSVGRYVSTTPAVFLYQAFAANGIRTGSKDFQPGEAATYGIPRGASFNASNPYWISAMPTGVTLSGFNIWSFSPDFKNPYTDRVNIGAERPFFGDLVLGLSATYAKAQQLERTADLNLGNPTPNASGRLIYPSTISASGAYTAVRPNAAYGTMGLYLSDATSQYHAYTASMKYHKDGSPFDAQLYYTYAINKDSDSNERNYSGIGIQDQGRLGAQWGYADTDRREVLTGYFSFLDKEVTGILTSVSIRYQTGTPYTLTYGTDVNGDANSTNDRVFQNGVDPGRNTLRGGSNLTFDLGLRRDFFFTKRIKMTLSADVFNLLNRQDTYLSYRAPSVGNASTIDAVNPAPTPQQTWIGAARQIQIGARFAF; from the coding sequence ATGCGTTCAAGGCATTTGAACAGCTCAACCCTGGTGGCCCTGCTGGTCGCGGCGGCTCCGCTCATGGCCCAGGGCGTGTCCGCCCAGCTGGGTGGCCGGATCATGGATACCAAGGGCGCGGCCGTGGCGGGTGCCACGGTGACCATCCGCAACACGGAGACCGGTCTCACCCGCACCACGCAGACCAACGCCGAAGGGCGCTACCTGGCCACCCTCCTGCCGGTGGGCCCCTACAGCGTCACCGTGACCAAGGCCGGCTTCCAGACCGCCAGCAATGTGAAGGTGAACCTCAACCTGGGTGATGCCGCCCCCCTCGCCATCCGCCTGGCTCCCGAGACCGGCGCCGTGGTGGAAGTCGTGGCCGCCGCCAGCCAGGTGGACAGCGAGCGCGCCAGCGCCGCCGCCATCGTCTCCCCGGACAACCTGACCAACCTGCCCGTCTTCAACCGCAACTTCACCAATCTCGCGACGCTCGCCCCCCAGGTCGTGGTTGACAGCAGCCGCGGCAACCTCGCCATCGCCGGCCAGCGCGGCGTGAACACCTCCATCAACATCGACGGCGGCGACAACAACGAGCCCTTCTTCGGCGGCGCCACCGGCGCGGCGGAAGGCAAGACCCCCTTCACCATCTCCATCGAAGCGATCCGCGAGTACCAGGTCGTCACGGACGGCGCCAGCGCCGAGTTCGGCCGCATGGGCGGTGGCTATGTGAACGCCATCACCAAGAACGGCACCAACGACCTCAGCGGCAGCCTCTTCTACTACATGCGCCCCCGCGGCTGGGTGGAAGCCGGCCCGACGCTGCGCCAGCCCAATGGCAGCACCACCACCAATCCCGTCGGCGACTTCCAGCAGGAGCAGTTCGGCTTCAGCGTGGGCGGCCCCATCGTCAAGGACAAGCTCTTCTACTTCGTGGCCTACGACGCCCAGCGCTACAAGTCCCCCATCAACCAGGTCTGGGGCGGCAACACACCCGTCGCTCTCGACCCCACGGTCGCGGGCCAGGCCAATGATGCGGTGCTGCTCGCCAAGGGCGGCAGCTACTCCAACAAGCTCGATTCGGATGTCTACTTCATCCGCTTCGACTGGAACCCCACCATCGACCAGAACATCCAGTTCCGGGTCAACCACTCCAGCTTCAAGGGCGTCACCGGCGCCAGCAGCATGGCGGCCTACGAGAACCTGGCCTCGGACGATGTGAAGACCGACGCCTATGTCCTCCAGTGGAACTGGGTGATCAACGGCAACTGGATGAACGAGTTCCGGATCAGCCACACCAAGGACGACATGCCCCGGTCGACCTACTCCAAGATCCCCGAAGTCAGCATCTCCAATGTGGGCTACTACGGCGCCTATCCCTTCGACCGCACCTACAGCACGAAGCGCACCCAGTTCCAGGAAAACATCAGCTATGTGACGCCGACCTTCCAGGTGAAGGCGGGCGTGGACTACAACGACATCAATGTGTCCGAGTTCTTCGCCGGCAACTGGCAGGGCGTCTACCAGTTCAGCTCCCTCGCCAACTTCCGGGCGGGCAACTGGTCCTACTACCGCCAGAACTTCGGCCTCAACAGCCCCGTGCAGCAGGCGGGCCTCTTCGACACCAGCTACAAGCAGCTGGCCGCGTTCATCCAGACCGACTGGCGCCTCACCGACACCTTCAAGCTGGGCGTCGGCGTCCGCTGGGACCGCCAGGAGAACCCCGACTTCCCGATCCTGGACATGAGCAACCGGCTCGCCACCACCATGCCCGTGACGGCCAAGATCCCCACGGACAGCCAGTTCTCCCCCCGGGTGTCCTTCACCTGGACCCCCGCCTTCGACCAGGGCAAGACGGTGGTCCGCGGCAGCGTGGGCCGCTATGTGAGCACCACGCCCGCCGTGTTCCTCTACCAGGCCTTCGCGGCCAACGGGATCCGCACGGGCTCCAAGGACTTCCAGCCTGGTGAAGCCGCCACCTACGGCATCCCCCGCGGCGCGTCCTTCAATGCCTCGAATCCCTACTGGATCTCGGCCATGCCCACGGGCGTGACCCTCTCCGGGTTCAACATCTGGAGCTTCAGCCCCGACTTCAAGAACCCCTACACCGACCGCGTGAACATCGGCGCCGAGCGCCCCTTCTTCGGCGATCTGGTGCTGGGCCTGTCCGCGACCTACGCCAAGGCTCAGCAGCTTGAGCGCACGGCGGACCTGAACCTCGGCAACCCCACCCCGAATGCCTCGGGCCGCCTCATCTACCCCAGCACCATCAGCGCCTCCGGCGCCTACACGGCGGTCCGCCCCAACGCGGCCTACGGCACCATGGGCCTGTATCTGTCCGATGCCACCAGCCAGTACCACGCCTACACGGCCAGCATGAAGTACCACAAGGACGGCAGCCCCTTCGATGCCCAGCTGTACTACACCTACGCCATCAACAAGGACAGCGACTCCAACGAGCGTAACTACTCCGGCATCGGCATCCAGGACCAGGGTCGGCTGGGCGCCCAGTGGGGCTATGCCGATACCGACCGCCGCGAGGTGCTCACCGGCTACTTCAGCTTCCTCGACAAGGAAGTGACGGGCATCCTGACCTCCGTCTCCATCCGCTACCAGACGGGCACGCCCTACACCCTGACCTACGGCACCGATGTGAACGGCGATGCCAACAGCACCAACGACCGCGTCTTCCAGAATGGCGTCGATCCCGGCCGCAACACCCTGCGCGGAGGTTCCAACCTGACCTTCGACCTCGGCCTGCGCCGCGACTTTTTCTTCACGAAGCGGATCAAGATGACCCTGTCCGCCGATGTGTTCAACCTGCTCAACCGCCAGGACACTTATCTGTCCTACCGCGCCCCCTCGGTTGGCAACGCCTCCACGATCGATGCGGTCAACCCGGCGCCCACTCCCCAGCAGACCTGGATCGGCGCTGCCCGCCAGATCCAGATCGGCGCCCGCTTCGCCTTCTAG
- a CDS encoding enoyl-CoA hydratase-related protein, producing MPFVLVEKADRIAWVTLNRPEKLNALNSEVLKELEQAFAELEHDAEVGVVVVTGAGEKAFVAGADIAELKSLDTASARVQALRGQAVFQRIESMPKPVIAAVNGFALGGGCELALACHIRIASENARFGLPEVSLGIIPGYGGTQRLPRLVGKGVALDLILSGEMTPAADALRMGLVSRVVPQADLRAAAEKLARTLLSRGPVALRSALAAVHEGLEMPQEQGLQYEAALFGLLAATQDMQEGMGAFLEKRAAQFKGL from the coding sequence ATGCCCTTCGTCCTCGTCGAGAAAGCCGACCGCATCGCCTGGGTCACCCTCAACCGGCCCGAGAAGCTCAACGCCCTGAACAGCGAAGTGCTGAAAGAGCTGGAACAGGCCTTTGCGGAACTCGAGCACGACGCTGAAGTGGGCGTGGTGGTGGTCACCGGCGCCGGCGAGAAGGCCTTCGTGGCCGGAGCCGACATCGCCGAGCTGAAGTCCCTCGACACGGCCTCGGCCCGGGTGCAGGCCCTGCGAGGCCAGGCCGTCTTCCAGCGCATCGAGTCCATGCCCAAGCCCGTGATCGCCGCCGTGAACGGCTTCGCCCTGGGCGGTGGCTGCGAGCTGGCCCTGGCCTGCCACATCCGCATCGCCAGCGAGAACGCCCGCTTCGGCCTGCCCGAGGTGAGCCTCGGCATCATCCCCGGCTACGGCGGCACCCAGCGCCTGCCCCGCCTCGTGGGCAAGGGCGTGGCCCTGGACCTGATCCTCAGCGGCGAGATGACGCCCGCCGCCGATGCCCTCCGCATGGGCCTCGTGAGCCGGGTCGTGCCCCAGGCCGATCTCCGAGCCGCCGCCGAGAAGCTCGCCAGGACCCTCCTCTCCCGCGGGCCCGTGGCCCTTCGCAGCGCCCTTGCGGCCGTGCACGAGGGCCTCGAGATGCCCCAGGAGCAGGGCCTCCAGTACGAAGCCGCCCTCTTCGGCCTCCTGGCCGCCACCCAGGACATGCAGGAGGGCATGGGCGCCTTCCTCGAGAAGCGGGCCGCGCAATTCAAAGGCCTTTAG